The Horticoccus luteus DNA window CCAACGCCTACGTCGTGAAGCCCGTGGGCTTCAGCAACTTTATCAGCGCCGTCAGCAAACTCGGCTTTTTCTGGGCCTTGATCAACGAGCCGCCGCCGACTCCCCGGGCCTGATCTTTTCAGATGACGATCCTTTATTTGGAAGACGATGCCGCCGACGCCGCGTTGGTGCGTGCCCACCTCGAACCGCACCTGACCGACTGCCACCTCGTCGTGGCGCCTTCTTTCGCCGCTTTCGAAGCCGCGCTGCACGGCCCTCCGCCCGACCTCATCCTCGCCGATTTCAAAGTCCACGATGGCGACGGTCTCACCGCCCTGCGCACCGCGAAGGCGACTCTCCCCGACACGCCGTTCATCCTCCTTTCCGGCACCATCGAAGAAGACGTCGCCATCGAATTCATCCGCAACGGCGCGCAAGACTACGTCCTCAAGGGCAATATCAAACGGCTTCCCGTCGCGATCCAACGCGCCGTGCGCGAAGCCCACGAACAACGCCTGTATCGGGAAGCCCGCCACCGCCTCGTGCAGCAAGGCGAGATGATCGAACAGGCCAACGAAGCCATCGTCATCGCCGACCTCGCCGGCCACGTGATCTCCTGGAACCGCGGCGCGGAACGCATCTTCGGCTGGACGCTGGCCGACGTCGTCGGCCGCCGCCTCCGCGATGTCGCCTGGCCCGAAGACGCCGCGGCCATCATCGCCGCCTCCGAAGCGTCCGTGCAATCCTCCGCGTGGCGCGGCGAATTGCAGCTTCATACGAAGGCGGGCAAGGAAATCACCATCGAGGTGCATCATACCCTCGTGCTCGATGAAGCCGGCCGGCCCAAAGCCCGCCTCACCATCAGCACCGACATCACCGAAAAAAAACTGCTCGAAGCCCAATTCGCCCAAGCCCAGCGCATGGAAAACATCGGGCTCCTCGCCACCGGGATCGCGCACGACTTGAACAACATGCTCGCGCCGATCCTCATGGCCGCGCCCCTCCTCCGCTCGGCCACCACCGAGCCGCGCGCGCGCCGCATGCTCGACACGGTTGAACAATGCGCCGAACGCGGCGCCGCGCTCACCCGCCAGATTCTCTCCTTCGCCCAAGGCTCTGCCGGCCAGCTCAAGCTCGTGCAGATCAAACACCTGCTGCGCGACATCGTGAATCTGGTCCAGCAAACCTTCCCCCGCTCCATCAAGTTGGAGGCGGACGTGCCCAACGACCTCTGGCTGATCCAAGCCAATCCCGTCCAGATCCACCAAGTTCTGCTCAACCTCTGCGTCAACGCCCGCGATGCCATGCCCCACGGCGGCCGGCTTTCACTCCGCGTGCGCAACACCCTGCCCGACGAAATCGTTCCGCTCGGTCCCGACGCCAGCTCCACCGCCCGCTTCGTCGTCATCGACATCGCCGACACCGGCACCGGCATCCCGCCCGAGGTGCTGCCCCACATCTGGAAACCGTTTTTTACCACGAAAGAGCAAGGCCACGGCACGGGTCTCGGCCTGCCGACCGTCAAAGGCATTATCGGCAACCATCAAGGACACATCATCGTCCAGACCGAAGCAGGCCAGGGCACCCTCTTCCGCGTCATCCTTCCCGCCTCGCCCGACGGCGCCGATCGTCCCGAATCCTCGACCGCCCTCCCTCGCGGCGCCGGTGAACTCATCGTCGTCGTGGACGATGAGGCCCACATCCAGCAACTCTGCTCCACCATCCTCACCCGCCAAGGCTACGATGTCCTCGTGGCGTCCGATGCCGCCGACGCCGTGGGCTGGTTCTCCCAACGCAGTCACGAAGTGCGCCTCGTGCTCACCGATTTGCAAATGCCCGACTTCGATGGCCTCGCCCTCTCGCGCGTGCTCAGTCAGATCAATTCCAACATCAAGATGCTCGTCATCACCGGCCTGCCCACCGCCGAACAACGCCTGCGCGACGCCCCGCCCTGCATCAAGGGCCTCTTGCTAAAACCTTTCACAGCCGAAGCCCTCATCCGGCAGGTGCACGCGATTCTGCATCCGCCGGCGTCCCACGACCTCCCGCCCTCCTGATCCCGCCGCGGTGCCGCTCAACGGCACCCGCACTCTTCGCGCAGATACTTCTCGATCTCAGCGCGATTCGCTCCCGTGCGCTGTTGGATCCGGTCGACCAATCCCTCGCCCTGACCGTTCGCGAGCTGAAGGTCGTCCTCCCGGAGATTTTTGAATTTTTCCCGCAGCTTCTCCCGCGTTGTCTTCCAATCCGGTCCCGTTTTGTCGGCGTTCATCGACCTCCTGACCAGCCGCGCGCGCGACAGTTTCGCTTCACCGGGCCATCACTTCGCGCGCCCGCGCCGCCAGCAAATCGATTAACCGCGGATGCTCGCCCAGCAAAGGCGTTCGCCGCACGCGCCCACCCGCCGAAGCAG harbors:
- a CDS encoding hybrid sensor histidine kinase/response regulator, which produces MTILYLEDDAADAALVRAHLEPHLTDCHLVVAPSFAAFEAALHGPPPDLILADFKVHDGDGLTALRTAKATLPDTPFILLSGTIEEDVAIEFIRNGAQDYVLKGNIKRLPVAIQRAVREAHEQRLYREARHRLVQQGEMIEQANEAIVIADLAGHVISWNRGAERIFGWTLADVVGRRLRDVAWPEDAAAIIAASEASVQSSAWRGELQLHTKAGKEITIEVHHTLVLDEAGRPKARLTISTDITEKKLLEAQFAQAQRMENIGLLATGIAHDLNNMLAPILMAAPLLRSATTEPRARRMLDTVEQCAERGAALTRQILSFAQGSAGQLKLVQIKHLLRDIVNLVQQTFPRSIKLEADVPNDLWLIQANPVQIHQVLLNLCVNARDAMPHGGRLSLRVRNTLPDEIVPLGPDASSTARFVVIDIADTGTGIPPEVLPHIWKPFFTTKEQGHGTGLGLPTVKGIIGNHQGHIIVQTEAGQGTLFRVILPASPDGADRPESSTALPRGAGELIVVVDDEAHIQQLCSTILTRQGYDVLVASDAADAVGWFSQRSHEVRLVLTDLQMPDFDGLALSRVLSQINSNIKMLVITGLPTAEQRLRDAPPCIKGLLLKPFTAEALIRQVHAILHPPASHDLPPS
- a CDS encoding general stress protein CsbD is translated as MNADKTGPDWKTTREKLREKFKNLREDDLQLANGQGEGLVDRIQQRTGANRAEIEKYLREECGCR